In the genome of Populus trichocarpa isolate Nisqually-1 chromosome 10, P.trichocarpa_v4.1, whole genome shotgun sequence, the window CAAATTAACCCGAGTTCACTCAAGTTATCATCaatgaaatatcttttttatgttagaaaaacaTTGACTCGCCTCGCAGCGTAGCGCAAGCAAAACAATCTAGTAAGAATTACTAAAAGAGATCAGGGTTTTGCACAGTACACTCATATTGTGCACTGTgcactctagtttttttttcattttgattatcaaatatttttctctttgattgCATTCTTTTATGGCCAATTTAATGgtcaatttcttataattttttatggaccgaagtaattaaaaaatagagaatcaaaatataaaaaaacatggcagAACATAGTCTCTAGGTttcaaagagaagagagaaagtcacCGAAAAATGATGAAAGAGAGAGTAAGTTATTGGTTTGTCATAATATTCTGATCACGAAAAAATCATTCTTAGTGTTAACGGGTTTTATTTAATGAGATAAATTTCATTGAGATGGGTTTGTTACCTTTATTTTACGCGGGGGGTGGGGGGGAGATCAATATTGAGagagaattttttcttttgatttggttgtgtttttagacatgttttttttgtgttttgagttaatttattagtttaatGATGTCATAAGGATGTTTATTAGGTGTTTTAGGTGAAAATGAgttgtaaataatattttttaggttaaaaaacaCCAGCCTAATTTTCTGACCACTTGTTCAATAGTAAAAACCTGGGCAAGTAAGCAACAAGTTGCCtgtctttatttaaaaaacaaaaaaaagaggaggacAACATATCATAACCCTTTTtgccaacaaaaagaaaagaaaaagtcaaGTGCACAGGCATAGCCTTGCAAGCCTATTTATATGGCAAATTCTTTTGAAGAGCTAGACATGTTGGGCCACATAGGCCCAAACGCTTAGTCTCATTTTAAgctttaatatagtttttttatttaaatataaattaattaaatgtatgtATGGGATGCTTGACCTATCAGGTATTCGATTTCCATGTagattaattaaacaattttttttggctttttaataaaatatcatttaatttttacttggttttcgAATAAgactacaatatttttttttatattagtaggCATTCTTTTTGTGCAACCCTTCCCTCccgaaaaaaaatctttttttttctttggattataTTCAATCagtttcatttgtgtttttttattatcgtttgattaaataaataaaagttcaagaaacaaaattattagacATAACTGGTTCTATAGCCTGTGTTGCAAGATCAAATACTTTgatctatatttatctcttaattttacaGTTTAGTTTTTGGTAAtcattaatgagtttttttatccatttactagtacatataattattgatttatttaattaaatgtatgcatcacttttttttatttacgagtaaatttgtttcttgatataaagaaaaacaaattgaaaacacctacatgtttttttatgtgtcaAATGTTTTTTGATCCATTTCATAATGGAGCATGGGCCACTAACTAGTCTCATATCTATATGCCATGTAACTATTATTTGGAGATATGCTTGTCaaagtataattttaataaaaaaaataacaaagtaaaattaatgctaaattggagaaaataaatctaaattttcCTCTATACTAGTGGGgctaagaaaacaaatacaattattAACATAAAGTTTtgtttccaagtaaaaaaaaattctttaattcaCATTTTTAATTGTCAAGAATTACATAAACAATTTGAAATTTTCAAGATTTACGttggaaaaattacaaatatagagaccgaattaaaataaagataaaaaaataaaattaactaaaatatattctaaatttatataaaaaaaactaaattagctattgaaattattgtagcacaagaaataaaatcattgtGGATTATAATAGTGTCCTAgagtgatttcttttttttttttaattttttatcctttgctcttcttttttgtcacctaattttattttttatttgatactttaatatttctttgatttgaaattgagtTCCATAAATTTCTTCAGCTGCTTGGGTATGGGGATCTAGCAGTCTTGGAAAAAGCTTTCATTGCTTAGTTGATAATTGGTGTGGCAAAATATAACAAAGTTTTACTGATTTAAAACAACTAAAGCTCTGGGGATCGAGTTTGAAGCTTCAATAAATTCTTAGCCTCTTTTATTGGTTAGCATGAGGGACTAGATCAGACGAATATGGGAAAAtattcaacctttttttattggaacttttgattttgcttttgattgcttgatttttttttaatttgatcattttatgtTGCATTTATTTTGGATCTCGCTTGATACTTTGCTATGGTTACCTATATATGGGAATCTTGTGATGTCAAGGAAAAATTCCGACACTAGGTTAATGTTTggcttgacaaaataaaatttagttataataatttataataattaaagctTCGGGGACCAAATTTGAGAATGAAACAAATGTTCATCCCATTTTAGTCAAGGTCGgggatttataataattaaggcTTCGGGGACTAAATTCAAGAATGAAACAAAGTGAACAAGCAAGTCAAATTAAAAGGCGTTGCAATGCACGCACCAACATGTTATAAGAGATGTCGCATGATGGTAGCATGTACGGGGTCATATAACCTCCAAAGGCGGTTATTCTGATGGTGTGTGCATCATCTCGATGAGGGCTTTGATATGCGGCGGTGTCTGGTAAAGGAGAAGCCACAAAGTGATTTTAGAGACcccttcttattttatttcttcttctctcctctaTTTTCATGCCTGCtccatcaaaaaatataaagtggtttgtgatatttttaagttaattttggtccttattgttttgatttctatctcctttgttcttctttttctttgtccttcgAGATTTTTTactcactttgttttttttttcaatttaatcctttcacattaaattgatttaaaattgtgCTTAGTGAATTTTTTTGGCTAATTTAACATGAGCCCTCACTACATCAGCAATAGGTCTCGATGTTAAGTCAATGCTTAATTTTGCAGAATAAGATTaagttttattgataaaaaaaaaattaagactttTAGAACCTAATTTTAAACTAAACCTTCATCTTGGGAAATAAGGTTCATCAGGCCTCcaggatgtttttttaatcattatatgagattatcaatcaatttattaCGGTCTTTTGGGTGTTTTATAGATGTTACCAAGTAAGAAGATGGTTTAAAAGAAGGTTTGTGTGTCAATTTGATTGGAGCCTAGCTTTTCGCCTACTTTGTAAAATAAGGCATTGTCTACCGCAATTGTCTACCATTTCGCATGACAGGATGgcttatttgttttgaaaaacactttaaatatattaaatatggaATAGTTTTGAAATAACATCTTGCTAGTTAGTCCAGATCGATTCAATATACttagtatttataaaataaaatgttaacattaaatatttttttagtcagGGTATTATTTTTACCGATTTATTACGTTGGCTTTTAATTTACCAAGTCAAATGAGTCATTCTAAATCAACCCCACATAGATTGATTTTAAACCTGAGTTAAGTAAGAGATCAGGTCCTGAGGTTTAAAGGCAGACCAGCGTAGCCATGGAAACGCACATGAGTGatatattattcttttgtttttaaatacatttacattaaaattattatagttttgtttttattaaaattatattttgaaattatgacTGATGTTTTTCTTGCTACTGGGAAACATGCTGATAGTACTTAAATAAAGATCAATTGGGCTGACAGTCAGGTGGTACTGCTGGCGAGATCACTGGCTTCAAGAAAAAGAATCTGTGTTGAGCTGTGAAATTGTAGAATCGTAGCAGCAAGGATATCTGCTCTGCCGTGTACGCAGCAACTAGCCATATATATGAATGACACATAACCCTGGGAAAAAGTGTTGTCCTTTATTAGCTCCATTCAGCGTTAAAGCTTCATCCTTCTTTCATGTCTatcttttatgtgttttttgttcttttcatagTTCAGGAGGTCACTTGCTCGTGGAAAACATCAATGTCTACTTGCTGGCTACTCTTATCAGGCATCTCTTGCTGTTATcgtttcttgtcttttttctctccatCTAATCCGGAAAGGAAAATTAAATCAtacttccttctttttttctttcttttttctttttttctttatttttttttaaaaaagagattatctaacttttatttttatataatattaactataaactaaaaaaaaatggagttttATTGTGCTCTTCTCATAAAGCGCTATTGATTGGAATattgctttcctttttttttttctttcaataaatattttaaaaaaactttattttttaatattatatttttttttctattaagttatcacactctcatcacacgaattttatatttgacgggttaacctggttgtctcaaaaaaaaaaatttaattagttttttcttccaatttcatcctttaataattatttgattgaaaattaaacttcatgaatttttttgtttactttttcattagattatcatgatctcacGACACGGGAATAATGCTTAACGGATTAACCCcggttaactcgagttgtttttttgtgtcttttatttaattgatttttttttcaattctatcattaAACATTGAGTcggttgggaattgagtttcataatctatcttgatttgctttttataagaaTATCTTGGTTTTAAGATCAAGGTCACgagttttgacattttaacccTAGTTAACTCATgtcgttttttttcctttctaagaGGTTATGTAAATCTTCTGggtgaaaaatcataaattgactaATTTTATGTAAAGCAAAAGGACTCATTAAGAGcaaaatggttatttgccactaaaaaataaaacaaatcagctccCCCTTCCTTTTATATGCTGCTGACTAGGCAGAAGTAGaatgggaaaagaaagaaaagaaaaggcaagagagaaagagagaaaagtaagggaaaaggACATATAATAGAAGTGTTTGAGATTTTATGACATTATAATTTGAGGATGTTACAAGTTATATTGGTCTAATTACCTAGGTCACgagtccttcaacattagacttgctttttattgggttgtccaTGTATAATGACCCGATGTGAGTTAACCTAATTgactcattttttcttcttttttttggtcttgTGACTCGAGTTGtaagtttgacatgttaacccagGTCGTTTTAGGTcccttttaattaaattttttttttccaatttcatcctataatattgggttgataGGGAATTAGgcttaacaatttatttttattttctttctatagggttatcatagtctcataaatTGGGTCATGAATTCGACACGTTAACCCGGGTTGTCCAAGGTCAATTCAATGTgttcttattttaatattaagaaaagatatcatcttgaaattttgtttagttAAAATGTGTTTTCATAGGTTATATGAGTTGTTTTTGGATCAATAAAGTCAATCGGGTTACATCGGATAAACcttcacatgatttaattttttttctgctaggaaaaaaaaatattatcagcatttgaatattttttttgcattcaagaaaatttgaagCACGGGTCAAACATCTAGTTCTTAACTAAAGTCCATCTTATAAAAAACTTGCAATTAGAATgaggtattttaaaaaaattgaataaaaacttatgataagataaatattgattaataaaattctCAATTGATGTTGAAAGTCAAATAcgactattttttaataaaaacaattgaaagcaTATACTTATGTAAACTAGTACATAACATTTGATATACATTATTAGTCTAAATGATTCAGCACTCGGCCACCTCGACCCATAACAcataaacacaatttttttaaaaaaatcaatttaaagttGACGATTGACcgattaaaactttttatttttattttttttaataatacctttcttatttttttcttaaaatgaaattaaaatatataaatctatATCAACTATAATTAACATGTCTAACCCGTGATCCAAACCGGGTTTAATTACTTTAGATATAATAACCTAATCTAAGCTAGATTTCTATCTCgcttcctcctcttctcttctcttctcttctccctAAGACAATTTTACACTCAAGAAACACATAACCGTATGGATAATTTATATGGGTTTTCTTCTTAATGACGGGTCAAATTTTGTAATTGCCCATAGAAAATGaaacctttttcatttttctggtAAAACAACTTAATTAGGTAAGCGTGTTCTTTCAGTTCAAAGAGATTTCATTTTCATGACCATAAAACTGACGTGGCTTCTTGAATTAGGTGGTGATAATCTTTATTCAGGGATTAACAGGCTGAGTACGTGTCATGATTGTAGACATTAATCAACTTTCGATAAGCATGAAAATGATGAAGTAAAAGAACAGCCTACTACTGCATGTATTAATGTCGTGTGTGCATGGTTTAGTATTCTTTCATGCAATGCTTTCTCCTGTGTTAATTAGTCTATGATAGCTAGGTTAGGTCTAACAATGGAATAAAAGTTGGAAAAATACACCAAAAGGATTGGACCCATCGCTATTAGGGTTCGGTAGCGTGCGCTGCCTCTCCCATGCATGGTCAAGATTAATAATAGagcatacaataaaaaaaaaaaaactaatacttCATTAATTCATAAAACAAGGATAGAAAACgacatctttttaaaattaataattaagctAACATTACAACAGAATTAGAAGTGTATATAACGAGTTAATATTGGAGTTCTAGTACGTTctctaatttgattttaatttttttgaataaatattctaattttttattgtgaattctAATATTTAACCTTCCGGGTTTGCATCAATTGAACTCTTCTTCcattatcttgattttgatcataatcatattttttaaaaataaaataaacatcttttgtgtaattaattaattaatcatactACGTTGTTTGGAAAGCACCCTCTACATAGACGTGTCTTGTCGCTTCCTCCTTGTATCTTTATCATTATTCCTAGTCCCTGCTAGAATTTTATACGACATCATATCATGAACATGAACATGAATTGTAATAGAAATCTATGAAAACAGAGATATAATAGTACCCTTCATCCCTATCTCCATGAATTTATCCTAAAAGTAAGTAATGTCAAGCAAAGTTAATGTAGTATATATagaagattattattattattattattattattataacaccATTCGGGTATGGAGATCCGTCAAatttaaggatatttttattttattttattaatataggtaTCCGGACCagtttgcgtgcacctcgactaatcctatggattctgaagttaacgaccatgtaagcctccagtggtcatcatattagcaaccacagggctcgaatctgaaacaaaaaaaaaaaaactcttaaatccCAAGCTTTTATCATTGATCATTTActatatggttaaataaaaataaatattcttttaaagtAGATAAAAGGATACTTTTATACTTTCCTGGTGAGTCTATCCCGGTTTCAGCCTTTACAGAcgtaaaaatcattatttaccTACCCTCATTCAAATAAATGAAGGCTAGCGCCTTATGAACATAATTGCAATCCGTATTCGTGAAGCCTATCTATAtaattcacaaaaataaaaaaaaaattacattaatcaGAATTGTGACACTAATACCTAAGTGTTTGTTTAGTAATTTGATTGAAGatgattttataaaagtttttttttaattgtatatatattaaaaaaatatttaaaaaaattaattttaatataaatacattaaaaatattaatttgatactaataaataattttaaaaaacaaatacaacgaCATCACTAAGATTAAAATAAACCGATATGATATTTGtgggagataaaaaaaaaaagtgattgagagtagattttaatttgtttttttaaaaaaaaattaaaaataattcattttgatatgctatattaaaaataaattttaaaaaataaaaatatattttaaatcactTATAAAACAAAACGTACCCTCGAAAAGCGAATGGTGGCAGTAGAAGCAGTAAATTGGaattcaaaatacattaaagtAGGTCCAATAAAACAGAAAAGGCCAAAAAAACAAACGATAAGAGAAGAGtaataaagaaaatggaaaatgaaatGGAAACTAGAAACAGGTACGTGGCAAATAACAAGCACTACAAGTCAAATCGTCCCTAgtacatcttcttcttcttcctcctggCTGTGAATGGACCCGCCAATCCAACCCTTTTTTACCATTCCCTTCTATTTATTTCCCTAAAATCTCTCCtaaattagaaaggaaaaatgaaaaacactttcttgtTCCTTCACCTCCACAAAACCATAATCCTTTTCTGAAGGTTGATTTTATAATGAGATATGGTGGGTTTAAGCATAGTTTTGGAGACCCCAAAGAGTGGTAGTGCCCTGCAAGTTATCAACAAAGTTACCATGATGATCAACAACAAACCTACTTCCCCTcctggtttttcttcttctagaaATCATTCTCCACGCTTCTCTTTTCCAGTCCCCACTTTTCTTGATCAGTGTTTCTTTTGTGGACAGAAACTCTTGCCTGGCAAGGATATCTACATGTACAAGTAAGTAATGCGCTGGATCTTACTGATGCGTTTATTAACCTTCAAGCCTtcatcttttcttgtttttgtacaGAACCCAGATCTTTATATCGTTTTTTGATTTGAATATATTCTTGATTTGTGGAGTATAGAGGAGACAGGGGGTTTTGCAGTGTGGAGTGCAGGTGCAGGCAGATATTTTTGGATGAAGAAGAGACATTGAGGAAAGAGAACTGTTCATTTGCTGCAATGAAACCAACTggtgcttctgcttctgcttctgctaaAAGTACTTCTTCTACTGCTGCTTCCCGTCACCGCAAAGGCACAAGGAACCGAGAGGGTGGTTTTGCATACTGATGAAAGCCTTGACGATACAGGTCTTTTGTTTCCAGTTTTGCCCTTGCTGCTTTTTGTAATGACATTGCTGTCCCCTGCCGATTTGCTCCAACTGGGAAGCACAGGAGGGtatttaactatttaattataagTTCTTAGCCCCCACGTATCTATGGATGGAGCCCATGCGTTCCTTGCCCAAAAAGTAAGGACAGTAATGTATTTATGGCCATCTAAACGTGATTAATTGGTACACCGAGTTCATGGATTGtggttttttattcaatttttcataGTTTATTAATTACTTAGGTTAATTagagttttcattttcttcggacaaaaacaaatatatatatatatatataattttttttttgaaaagttaaataaatttatctttttaaaattaatttttttcaaaatatataaccCCATTAAAACTTGAGTGCTATAcgatcaagttttttttttaaaaaaatgatcttaggtttttttttttaaaagatgtagttttaaataaagaactaaaaaaaaattgactccaATCATCTTGCTAATTTATATGTCAAAACTCACCCGTAATTGATGATATAGATATCAATAATTGTAAAATACGTGATTATCTTACTTACAACCACACCGGACATGAGTGATTAGTCTTGTTTAGTGTTTAAGATGTCTTTCGATTCCTTTGACAAGAGCTAGGATGAGAGAACAATGGAACTTGGTTAAAATGTTGGATTCTTCTTATAAGATGCGCATTTTAGTATAGTTGTAGAGGGATACGATGGATTACGCACTGAGAGGGGAACAAATTTGTACTATGTGATAACACTGGTAGATCAAGTCTTGAGTTTTTTGAAACATATACATGAAgagaaaatgttaaaattaaggATTACTTGAAGATTGATTCTGTTAGATAGATCCAGAGTTGTTTAGAGTTTATGTGAAGATTACttgaagattgattttttttttttatctttgaatatTTACTTTAAGGTTGGGTTATTGCAAACCATAAATCGTCCAAATGTTTGGTCTCTAACGGTAATCTACACAAACACtagtgagaaatctcctaaattCTTTTAAGCCTCCCTGATAAGTTGgcctaaatataaatcacaatcctaaataaaatatgattaaataaattaatttattatcaattcaatgattgattgatttatatttgaaaatcaagtaaaatgTCTAGCAACTTGTCATGATTCcccaaatattaagaaagtcatGAGAGTTTTGACTTCACCTTTTAGTGACCAGTTTCTCAGTGttattattatcccttcatcaacaatattttgatttagacattataatATAGAATGCGTCTTCtctatcaaatcatgtttgttctcaacaccatagtcattgattatttgaataagatttgaaactcttttcaaatct includes:
- the LOC7496684 gene encoding FCS-Like Zinc finger 15-like → MVGLSIVLETPKSGSALQVINKVTMMINNKPTSPPGFSSSRNHSPRFSFPVPTFLDQCFFCGQKLLPGKDIYMYKGDRGFCSVECRCRQIFLDEEETLRKENCSFAAMKPTGASASASAKSTSSTAASRHRKGTRNREGGFAY